GCAAACGTCGCACGCAACGCACAACGGCACCAAGGGGTTTCCTGAAATTGTCGGCATGCTGACTTCTGCAGGCGTTGAATATTACTTCGTTGATTACGCTGCGATGGCCACCACCTTCTACGGAGAAGGATGCGTCGTTAATTCCCCGATCCCTTATGAAGACATGCCGACAATTGCTGACGACCTCCAGGTCGACGAAGTGAGAGCGGCCATTCTCGATAGTCAGCGGCATGGCCAATCACATCGTGACTTTTCGCGACGTGTCATGGTGGCAGGCGTGCAAGGATACTTCGCTTTCTTGCGAGGCCAGCGAATAACTTATCTTGGCAGGCAAGGCGACCAGCATACCGAATGGTTTCCGGGCGCGGGGCCGTCGAAATAGATGCAAAAAGAAAGGCAGGCGGCAATTCTTCCTGCAAGCCTGGCGACGTGCCTCAGCGAAACCGCTGCATCCGGATCGCCGCCGGCCAAACATCCGACGAGATTGCCTCGCCCCGCCGACGTCGCGAATCGCGCGGGGCGCTTTTTATTTAGTCCGCACAGGACTGGAACAGCTCAGCGCAAGTCGCGTCCCCAACTTGTGATAGTGCGACCTCATCAGTCCAGGAATGCGTCAGGCGGTGCAATCCGCATCGACGATCAGCGTTACGACTTCGCAAACGCGGTGGCTTGGTCAAGGAACTCGAGCTTGAACAGATCGTAGAAGACTTTTTTGGCAGCCTCACCGACTGCTTTGCAGGCCTCCGCGGGCGCGAAGACGTGTGCTCTTGACTGGTGCGCGCCGTACAATTCGACCCATTTATCTACGGGAATGAAATGCTCCAACGTATGAGGTTCCAGCTGCCCTGGAGCCTCAATCCACATTTGCTTTGCTTCCGTCATGCCTGGCGGCTGCGGAACATCCAGCCAAACCTTATGAATCGGACACGGCTTGCTTGCTACTTCCCATATGCGCTTTGCGATCTCGCGTCGAATCCTCACTTTCTCCTGCGTATTACCTGCTAGGGTTGCCACCCCTGCGTACAGGTGGTGGGGACTTTCGCCTGCTTCGTTGTGCATGCTCGGTGGAACCGTGTTGCGAGCAATTACCAATGCTTTCTTCCATATCCGACGCTCTCGGATATCGGTGATTAGCGATTTGATGTCATCGTCGTTACAGAGTTCAGGTATCAGAAGCCTGTCATCGGTAAGCCGAAGGAAGTCGACACACGACGTTAGCGTACTACCGCCGACTTTTGCGCCGCGCTCGGTCGCTAATAAAAAAATCGCCCACAGCATGCAGTCGACAGCTCTCACTTTGTGATGATGGTACATCCCGGTGAAGAGCAGCATCTTGTTGAACATCACTTGCGTAAGCGGCGACAACCCGGACAGATGGCCAGCGATGCGTGTTTGCGACTCGCCATCAAAGTTTGCAGTTAGGATTCGGATTGAATGGAAAAGACGGTCCAAATCGACGTGCATCTTCAGGCCACTGAACATCCCGTCGCGCGGCATATAGTCGAGCTTATCCGCGTCGAATGGGCCATGAACGATTTCGCTCATGAACACTTCGCTAGCATCCGTCGTGCCCGTGATCAGTTGTGCTATCTTATCGCAGTTTAATTTTCGCTTGCGTTTTGAGTTAATTCCGCTGACGAAGTTCTGGAATGCAGGCGATTGAACTATCAGTGCAGACAGTATCTCGCCGCCGCCGCTTTGCGAGTACTCAGGATGATCCCGCTGGAATTGCTCCATGTCGGGAAGCGAAGAATAGAATTGTTCGCTCGTGTGCGAGAAAGGGCCATGCCCCGTATCGTGGAGCAGCGCCGCATACCTTACATTGTCTTCGCAACTTGCATCGACACGACCTTCATCGAGCGCAGACGCTTTCAGTGCTGCACACAGTCGCCCGCTCTGGCACAAAACGCCGAGCGAGTGTTCGAATCGCGTATGGTGTGCAGAGGGATAGGTAAGGTATACCGCACCAGTTTGATGCAGATACCTGAGCCGTTGCAGAAGAGGCGTGTCTAAGAGGGCAACCTCGTAGGGCGTTAATTTAAACGTACCCCACAGCGCATCATGAATTATCTTGTGGCTCGCATACGTATCAATCCACGCGACCGTATCGGTGGGCAAATGATCAGCTACAAAAGCGTCAATCTGCTCCTTTAACGGCTGCATCTTTTGATCCAAATGCCTTTTTTAAGCGATCAGCAATAGATTCAACGGCCTTCTGCTGATCGGTCCCTAAAGACGAGAAAATCTGCTGCCCAAATGGGCCAGCCAAATGGGGAGATGTACGGAAATAAGTTTGAGCAGCATTCTCGCGGACGATCGACCCCGCCTGATCCAGTAGTTGCAGCGTGCCCGATAAGACTTCAGAAACGTGATAGTGGCGATGCCAGGCGAATGACTTGAAACGGCCTCCAAACTCTAAGGCGGCTTCATTAAATACCCTCGCGAAAGCGAGGTTGTCGACCATTCGAATTTCCCGGCCAACCTTGTAAAGCGTCGCCATCAGGAGAGTTTCAGGAGTCGCCTGCTCCATTGTGACCATGACCTTCTCCTTAAATGCCGTGGACATAGATGGGGATTGTGGTTTACCGCTGGGCGCGTGTCAAGTGCCGCTAAGAACCTTGGGGCTGTCCTCGTTGCCATCAGCAACAAGCATACCGCGCTACTACGCTCTCAGCCTCAATTCGGCAGACCAGGGCCTTCTATTTATATAGACTGCGGTTGAACTCGTTAAGTTCACCTAGGGTCAACCGCACATCCGATAGAGCGGGCGGGATGGAGGGAGTTTTCTAAATACCACGAGTTTTACGGGCCGAAAAGGATCGGCTAACCCAGCACGGCTGCGGTAGTTTCGCAGCCATACAGGTCCGGTCGCGTTCATAATGTCGTCCACCGAGACCGTTACAACGCCATCGCACAGCCGAAAATTGGCCGCCGCGAGGCGGTACTGGACATCCACGTTGGTGATACGGGCATTGCCCCCGAACTCGATCGCGATGGCGGTGACGTCCAAATCCTCGCCTGGATAGACCAGCCGGTTGTCTTGGCCTCCAAACGATCGCCACGGCGAAAAACGGGAGACGTACAGGGGCGGCAAGCCGTTATTGCCGTTTCCATCCACCCCGTACTCGTAGACGTGATGTGGAGAGTCGGTAACTAACGTCAGGTACGGTGCGACTGCAGCACCACGCCCACTGTTCCGGATAGAGATCGTCGCTAAGTACTGGTAAATGGTTTTCCCACCTGCCTCTCTAGAGCCGTTGCGCTTAACGGTTGCCACAACGCTCAATAATGGCTTGGCTCGGCGTCCGAACATATCTTCGATGTCGAAGTGCTCCATCTTGATGAAGCTCTCGCCGCTACGCTTGTAGTAACGATCCTCGGTCAGCTTGGCCATGTGCGGCCCCGAGTCGCTAGCCGGAACGTAGGTTGCGACAACACCACTTGCGCCGTTTTCTGGGATGGCTTTATGGACCACGCCGTCTACCACTGGATTGGCAGCCTGCGCAGTGAGTTCGTTGAGCCGAGCGACCGCGGCGGTCACGTTGGGTAGTGCAACAATCTTCTGAGCCACGTCAGGTCCGTCGCCGACCTTGCGGGCGTCAACTCCCCAGATACACACACCACCATCGGAGTTCGCGAAACCACTGATCACCTTAGCCAGGTTCTTCCTATCGTCAGCGGAAGTGAACGGCCCTGCTGCTTGCTTGAAGTCGAGGTGTAGATTCTCCTCCTGAACTCCAAGCATGCCCTGGATCTTAGCGAGGTCGAGTGCGTCGAAGTCTGCCTTGTTCATACCAAAAGCCTCGGAATTGGTTTCCGGCAATGGTGACGCCTTGGCAACCAATTCGCAAGCAGTCGACGAAGGACACGAACAGGCGGGCGCAACACTCGACGACGATTCTACTTGCGTCGCATGGCAAAGGTGCGCGATGCATTAGCCGGTGCGAAATTACCAATCATTCGAACTCAAGTAGCGGTTAACGAGCGAATCCTCGAAGTACTCGTTGACCGCTATTGGGCTCTTCAAGCTATCGATGAGTCTCGATAGCCCCGTCTCAGTTACGAACTCGATATGCGACAGCGTCATTGCCAGTATCTCATCTTTATGCTTCCACCGAAGTGGAGCGGAGACGAAGAATGAGATCGCTTCCGAGAGTGTTGGTGCGCCCAATGCCGAACCATGCTCGTCGTAATTGATCGCCCAAAGTCTTCCGTCGGGAACAACTAAGACTGGCATCACGAACGTGAAGATTGGGCTCTCTTCAAGGTTAGCCTCGCTCGATACTGCTAGATCGCTTGATGACGCGATTGCTTGAGCCCATTTTGAGTATACGTCCCCATCTGACGCATTGAATGCGGAACCGTTCCGTGCAACTTGCATGAGATTCTTGCCGGTCGGTCGGTCCTCGCGGTACTTCGTTTCTCGCGGATAGAAACGTAGCACTCTCGCAGTCCTATTGGTGGTTGCAACGACATCGTGAAAGCTTTCATTGCGGGCGCGAGGAACACATTGAATTAACAGTGGGTAGTGGTCGCGTACATTTTTGCATTCGATAGCCAGGCGGAACAGAAATGGACACCGACGGTAGTGACGTTCCTGCGGCCGAATTTGCACTCGAAGGTCGAACTGACGCGACAAGCCGGTTACCGGATCAATGTACGTTCCACCGTGCAGTGGATCGAGTGACTTAGAAGTCAGTAGTCTACGGATCTTCATCTCAAATCCGAAGTCCGATTCATTAGCGACGAACTCTTCAAGGTCCGCTTGGGTGATCGGCTCTTTTGGCATCGGGATCACTCTGCTTCGTCAGCGGGAGGCGGGGTAATTTCACCGGGGACGTACTCATCATCGCCGAGTGTTACGTCTAGAATCAAATTGAACGCGGGCTCGCCTCGCGATACCCTTCCCGCGTTCATTTGAGTGTGGCGAACGAATGAATCCTTACCGCAGCGGATTGTTGGAACGGGATCTGACGCCATGACTGGCTCCTGGGTACGCTCAGCCGAAAGATCACCAATCTCGTCCCTCCGCATGCAGATTGCAAGCTTTTCGGAAAATCGGTCGCACAGGATCGAGCGTGCTGCGTTGCGAGCGGCTGACGTGGCACCGAGTCGGATTCCGCCAAAGCGCCTCACTGAGGCCCTGGGAGCGTCCTGATGTCGATCGCGATTTTCAAGGCTCTCTGAGCCTTCCCGAGGGCGTATCGTTGGCACGCGTCGCGAATCACGTAGAGGTTTTCGAGCGAGAGAGTATCAGCCGTTGCGGGGTTCAGAACGACCGCCTTCGCTTGCGCGAGCAGTTCCCTATCGTCGAATGTATCGCAGAGAACGTTGCGTCCTGTGATTTGAATCCGGCGGGGGTGGTCGTTTCGCTGCATTGGCCTCATGGTGTCAATCGACTTTCTCTGCGTTCCAAACAAGCGTAGCGGTGTCCTTGACCGGCCAGTAGAGCACAATTCGCCCCCCTGATTCATATCGTTCCACTTCGACCGCGATCGGCGCGGCACTCTCTCGCGTGTCAGTGTAGATCCACGCCTCGCCGATCTGCCAGGCGAATGCGTTGGGCAGGCGGGTCATTCGATCTTCTCGCTCCGGCGATGTTCGATCTCTTTGACGGCCTTCGCCGCTTCGGCGTCGTTGGCGGCGATAGCCTTTAGTTCCCTGAACAGCGCCTCCCCATCAGAGTCGAGAAACGTATCGCCGCGAACTTTGAGACGCTGGCGAACTTCGTCGAGGGCCTGATTGGAGCTGGCCATAAGGGACTCGCTGGCGGCTAGTGCGGATAGGGAGTGTACAGCCACTCAACTATGCAAGCGGCGCGCCGATGTAGTTATCGCTCGGAGACGACCCAGATAGCGACCGTCCGGGGTTGTTACTGCAGTTGGAATGCATCTCCAGCGCAAGCGTCCGGAGTTGCGCGAGTGACCATGCTTTCGGCGGAGTCAATCTGGCTTCAAGCGTGCCGGGAGCAGCGGTGGCATTCAAAAAGCAGCGGGTATTGTAAGCAACGCTGCTCACGTGGCTCACGCGTCGCCGACTGGACCAAATGGGCCCTCGAACGGATCGAGATCATCCGCTTCTGACTTCGCCCAGTGGGTCCAAGCTTCGAACGACTTATCTGATTGCCACTGTAGAGTGCCAGCCGCGTGACGTTCCTCTGCGGCTGCCCGGTCAAGAGTCGCTGCGGGCGCTGTTCGGCAACGTTGAGATAAGGGGCCATCCAGCTATCACGTTCAACCACTCAAGGAAGATGTCACTGGTGAAGCCCACTTCACCAGCACTAGGGAAGCGTAGTTCACCAGCACTGGTGAAGTTTCCTGCGCGCCACTGGTGAAGCGTACTTCCCCCATCCCAGAAGGGACCAGAAGGGCTGTCGCCGCTTGAGGCGGCGACGCCTGCAGAAGTGAAGAAAATGCCGCCCCTCCCGACCAGTCTCAACAAGATGATCAAACCGAGATTCCAACTCCTGATCGAAGCCGAGCCGCAAGCCGACGATCCCGACGGCAACCGGCGACTCCGCTTCGCACTCAAAGCCATGCTCCGCCGCCTCGGACTCAGGTGCGTCACTATCACCCCAGCAGAAACCCAAAACACTCAACCCAACCAAGAACGCCATGAACGCCAAGACTGATACCAACGTCGCTCATCGCATCGAGCAACTGCTCGCACGCGTCGCTGGAGTTCGGAGGGGAACTGAATGCGACCGCCCTGTGAAGTTCGACCGTCGCGGTCAGGCTCATGCCCAGCAAGTGGCGGAGGCTGAGCGGACCGCGAATGCGAGATCGATCTCACCAAGGAATCGTGAGGGATGAGAGGTGGGAGGGTTAGTTTCCGGGACCTACCACGTTCAGTCACCAACCACCGCATTTCCATGCCTCACCCATCAACGACCGCCCGGCCACCTGCCCCTCAGCACCGCACCGCGCCTACTGATGCAGAGCGATACCGCAGCACGCTCAAGCCAGGCAGCTTCATACGCGACATCCGCCAACGTTTAGTCCCAATCGGAACCGAACCACCGACCAAACCCCGGCGATTCATCAGAGCCACGCCGAAAGCGCTGCACGTAGCGGTGCGATCCGTCCCCTCCCCCTGCCCGGCTCACGAATGCAGCCGTCATCGAAGCACAACACGACGTCGATGGCAAAGGCTCGCCGCTCGACTCGCAGCACAGCTCGTAGCGTTGGCTCAGCAGTTTTCACCCAGAAAAGGGTCCCCTTGCCCAGTTTGCCAATCTTTTGGATCCCCATGCCCACCCTTTGGACCAGGTTCATATGGTATTAGTCCCGCCTTCCCCAGACCCCATTCCCGAAAACTCTCAAACCGCCTGCAAGCATTGCCAACGCCTATTCACGCCGCGATACGAGCGTGGCCGACCGCAACTGCACTGCAGCGACGAATGCCGCCTTGCTCATCGCCGAGCCACCGGCGGCCAGGCCTTGGCATCATGGCGGTAATCGATACGGAGGCTGGGAGTCTGATTTTCTTCCGCCTGATCTTTCTGGTTCGGCAAGCGCCGGCGCGGTCGGCCTTGCGACTGCCGGCTGGGAGCCGGATTTCTATCCGGCTGATTTAGAGCACTTGGCGCCAAGTCCCCCCGACGACTTCGACTACATCCGCGGCGACCTCTCGCAGCTGGCGGGCTGGAGCAACGCCACGCCGGAACTTCAGGCGAGCATGCGCGAACTGCAGGAAGGGATGCGATTGGCCGCGTCTGTCGCCGATCGCGCTAGCGGTGGGCTGTCAGACAATAATCCGTCGCGTCGCAACGCGATCAATCCATCCGTCGCTAAGCCACCTCTCTCCGTCCCATTTGTTAATCAGCCGAAATTTGAGCCGCTGAGCGACTTCGATCTCCACTCGGCCAACAACCCGTTAAATCCATTTCGGGTTAGCAATCAAGCGGAGTGGGCGAGAGAACCTGAGGCCGCGCTACCGGATATCTCTGGTCCTCTGCAGCACTGGAATCTCAGCGGCTACGTCGATCCGCAACTGAAGAACCCGCCGTCGATGGACTTGCCGAAGGCGATGCTGACGCCTCCGGAGGTACGGGCGTCCACGCTACCTGACATCCGTGCAAGGAATGCCGGCGCTGCGATCGAGTTCGGTATCGCCGCAGAAGAAAATCGGCAGGCCGAAGAAGCGTTCCATACCCCGGAGCCGTCCTCTCAAAAGGACCAGTGGGCTCGAGGGTGGCATCGCGCGCGGTATTACAACAGCCTCCCACTGCCGATCAACACCGACGTTCTAGCCGCCCCCGAGATGCTCGCGAGATACCGCGAGATCAACGAACTGGCGACCGGTGCGCCGCTGCTCGACACTCCGCCTGCCGATCGGGAGATTGCCCAGACCTACATCGACTCGCAGCGAAAGCTCATGGAGGCGAGCGGGATCGACGACCCCGTCCGCTACGTCGCCGAGCGTGAATCCACTCAGGGGCCTCAGAATGTTGTAACGCGCAACCTGTCTGCTGCTCTTAGCGCCGCCAAGGGCACGGCGCAGAACGTCGCCTCCTACTACCTCGATCCGCACGACGACTTCGGCACTGGGCAACAAACTCGCCTGCGGGGCAACCGCGCAGCGTGGCAGGAAGTGGTGGAAGATGCCAAGGACGAGAAGTCCGCACTCCCCAATTGGGCCAACGAGACGGCGCGCGGCGTTTCTCGTGCGGCTCCACAACTGATCGCTGCAGCCGGCGTCGGCGCCGCTACCAAGAATCCAGCTCTTGGGTGGGCCGCCATGCTTGGTCCGTCGAGCGCCGAGACGTTTCAGGTTGCTCGGTCGAACGGAGCCTCTACTGCGCAGGCGGCAGGATACGCTGCAACTACCGCAGCGCTAGAGTATCTCAGTGGCAAGATCGGCGGCAAGGTCGCCAGTAAGCTCGGCCTAAAGACGTTCGAGGAACTGGCGTTCGACGTCGGGAAGAAGAGCGCCGCCAAGTCACTCAATCCGCTCATGGGGGCTGTCGGCGGTTCGTT
This sequence is a window from Lacipirellula parvula. Protein-coding genes within it:
- a CDS encoding DUF1398 domain-containing protein; amino-acid sequence: MDSCIIQQTSHATHNGTKGFPEIVGMLTSAGVEYYFVDYAAMATTFYGEGCVVNSPIPYEDMPTIADDLQVDEVRAAILDSQRHGQSHRDFSRRVMVAGVQGYFAFLRGQRITYLGRQGDQHTEWFPGAGPSK
- a CDS encoding HD domain-containing protein, with the protein product MQPLKEQIDAFVADHLPTDTVAWIDTYASHKIIHDALWGTFKLTPYEVALLDTPLLQRLRYLHQTGAVYLTYPSAHHTRFEHSLGVLCQSGRLCAALKASALDEGRVDASCEDNVRYAALLHDTGHGPFSHTSEQFYSSLPDMEQFQRDHPEYSQSGGGEILSALIVQSPAFQNFVSGINSKRKRKLNCDKIAQLITGTTDASEVFMSEIVHGPFDADKLDYMPRDGMFSGLKMHVDLDRLFHSIRILTANFDGESQTRIAGHLSGLSPLTQVMFNKMLLFTGMYHHHKVRAVDCMLWAIFLLATERGAKVGGSTLTSCVDFLRLTDDRLLIPELCNDDDIKSLITDIRERRIWKKALVIARNTVPPSMHNEAGESPHHLYAGVATLAGNTQEKVRIRREIAKRIWEVASKPCPIHKVWLDVPQPPGMTEAKQMWIEAPGQLEPHTLEHFIPVDKWVELYGAHQSRAHVFAPAEACKAVGEAAKKVFYDLFKLEFLDQATAFAKS
- a CDS encoding helix-turn-helix domain-containing protein, encoding MNKADFDALDLAKIQGMLGVQEENLHLDFKQAAGPFTSADDRKNLAKVISGFANSDGGVCIWGVDARKVGDGPDVAQKIVALPNVTAAVARLNELTAQAANPVVDGVVHKAIPENGASGVVATYVPASDSGPHMAKLTEDRYYKRSGESFIKMEHFDIEDMFGRRAKPLLSVVATVKRNGSREAGGKTIYQYLATISIRNSGRGAAVAPYLTLVTDSPHHVYEYGVDGNGNNGLPPLYVSRFSPWRSFGGQDNRLVYPGEDLDVTAIAIEFGGNARITNVDVQYRLAAANFRLCDGVVTVSVDDIMNATGPVWLRNYRSRAGLADPFRPVKLVVFRKLPPSRPLYRMCG